The sequence below is a genomic window from Planktothrix tepida PCC 9214.
ACTTCACGCTAAGATTTCTGATACCAGAACCGATTTTCTTCATCAGTTGTCAACCCGGATTATTCGTGAAAATCAAACGATAGTCTTGGAAGACTTAAATGTTTCAGGAATGATTAAAAACCGGAAATTAGCCCGTGCTATTTCAGATTTGGGTTGGCAGTATTTTAGAACAATGCTAGAAGCTAAATCTGTTATGTACGGGCGTGATTTTCGGGTCATCGATAGATGGATTCCCACTTCTCAAATTTGTTCTTGTTGCGGTTTTCGCGGTGGCAAAAAAGAATTAAATATTAGAGAGTGGACTTGTTTAA
It includes:
- a CDS encoding RNA-guided endonuclease TnpB family protein translates to LHAKISDTRTDFLHQLSTRIIRENQTIVLEDLNVSGMIKNRKLARAISDLGWQYFRTMLEAKSVMYGRDFRVIDRWIPTSQICSCCGFRGGKKELNIREWTCLNCGTSHDRDINAAINIKACTEQCRSVAGGHSETLNGRGEKVRCDSFSRNK